The genomic stretch TGGTATCCACCGCCTCACCCACACTATGAGCCCGACATGCTAACAGACAGCGACATCACCTTCCGTAAACTTGAGATTTTCAAGACATTCATGGAAACCGGCACCATCACCCGTACTGCGGAGCGTCTTGGGCTGAGCGGCGTTAGCGTGCACCGGGCGTTGCATACGTTGGAAGAAGGCGTGCGCTGCCCGCTGTTTATCCATAAAGGTCGCAATCTGGTGGCATTGCCAGCGGCACATACGCTGCTGGAATACAGCCAGGAAGCGATGTCGCTGATGGAACGGGGGCTGGAAGAAACCCGCAAGACCGCAGGCGTCGGTCAGGGTCGACTGCGTATCGGCACACTGTATTCGCTGACGCTGGAAACGGTGCCGCGCCTGATCATGGGCGTCAAACTGCGCCGTCCTGATCTGGAATTGGATTTGACCATGGGGTCGAATCAGCGTCTGCTCGCCATGCTGGATGACCAACAGCTTGACGCGATCCTTATCTCGCTGTCCGACGACACGATTGATCGTAACCGGTTAGAGTGCCTGCCGTTGTTTGAGGATAATATTTGTCTGGCGGCACCGGCGAGCGCGCAGCTCGATACCCGTCAACCGGCTGACCTGAGGGATTTTCATCACCAGCGGTTCGTTTCACTGTCTGAAGGGTTTGCCACCTATGCCGGTTTTCAGGAGGCGTTTCACATCGCAGGCTTTGAACCAGAGATTGTCACACGGGTGGGTGATATCTTTTCCATGCTGAGTCTGGTGCAGGCCGGTGTCGGCTTTACCCTGATCCCCGAGCGGATGAAAAAGGTATACGAGAACGATGTGCAACTGCTACCACTGGCGCCGCCTTATCAGATGCGCCAGCTTATCGCCATCGTCTTCGCTCGCAACCGCGAGCACGACCCGAATCTGCTGGCGCTGGTGGCCGAAGGCCGTATGTACGCCCGCAGCCTGAATACTACCCCTGCGCCCTGAGTTGCGCGGTGCGGTGGATGACCACATCACTACCGCTGCGCGCCAGTGAAAATGCCTCACTGCGACTAAACGCTTGTTTCGCCAGACAGGTCAGCACGCCACCCGGTGGCATCTCAATCGCCAGCCCGACATCACGCTCTTCCGCTGCCACCATCGCCTCATGCCAGCGCACGGTGCGCGCCATGTTCATCGCCAGATCGTCTGCAATACGCTCCGGTTGCCAGATAGCACGGGCGGAGCTGCCGCTAAGGTAACAGCAACGGGGAGGAGCAAAAGACACCGACGCCATCGCCGCCGCCAGTTGCCCGGCGGGCGCATCGAGCAGCGCACAGTGCGACGGCACGCTAACATGCAGGCGTTGCGCCCGGCTGGCACCGCGTTGCAGTGCCTGTTCCTCCACCTGTGCCATGCTTTCATCGCTACCGGCAATCACAATTTGCCGTTCAGCATTCAGGTTGGCGATATACGCCCCGCTGCCGGGCAGCAAGGCTTCCACGTCGGACTGGCTTAAGCCCATAATCGCGGTCAATCCGTAGCCTTGCGGGTATGCCTGCTCCATCAGATCACCTCGCAACGCCACCAGCCGTAACGCATCGTCAAAACGCAGTACCCCGGCTATCACCGCCGCCGGAAACGCGCCAATCGACAACCCGCTGACCATGTCCGGCATCAGGTCACGCGCCATCAGCGCTCTGGCCCAGGCCACCCCCGTGATCAACAGGCACAGTTGCACCGCGCGGGTGTGTCGTAGTGCCTGCGGGGTATCCAGTTGGTAAACCTCATCCCCCAACACGGCAAACGCTTCATCCAACACGCATGTATCGGCAGGCAATTGCTGCAACATGCCAGCGTACTGTGCGCCCTGACCGGGGAAGGTAAACAGAATTTTCATTTTACGGCTCCATTGCCCACGGGTCGCTGACCCGCCGCGGGCCGTGGTTGGTTTTTAACAGCACCTGTCCATCGCGTAACCATTCAGCCAGCGCGAAAGCGCCGTTGGGCGTTTCAATTTGCGTATCAGCCCGGCACAGCGGCGAGGCGGATAGCAGCCGTTGCCAGTTCGCCAGCGCGTCACGCTCCAACGCCTGTGGTGCGCGAATCAGCAGGTCCAGGTCGCTGGCGGCATGCAGTACCGGCACTTGCGTTGCCAGCGCGTAGGCGGTAGCCCCGGTGATGCCCCATTGCCACGGCCAGTGCTGTTGCGCCAGTTGAATCGCAAGCTGTACCGGTGGCTGAGAAACAAACGGCGAATGCAGCAACGCTGACAGGTTGCACAGACTGTCTGGCGTAACCACCCGAACAATCTGCGCTGCTGCTACCCACCCGGCAGCACGCTGGTCGCGGCGCAGGCCGCGCACCCCCACCGGAATGAGCCCGGCCGGGTCAACGTCACGCCGCACTACCACCGGCAGCGCCGGTTGCCATTGGCTCGCGACCCAAGGGGCATCAATACCCTCCAGCGCATCGCGGGAGGCAAGCCATAACAGATCGTGCGGACGTGTCGTTACCATGATTCAGACTCCTGATGTCGTTCAAATACCTGACGTTAACGTGATAAACAGCGGCAGCGACAGGATACAGAGAACGGAGCTTAACAGCAGTACAGCTTCTGCATCCGGCGATTGCACGCCAAAGCGGTTACCGAACACCACCCCGAAAAACCCGGCGGACAGCGCAATCATCAGAATCGCGGTGATCGCCACCGAGCCGTGTAACCCCAGTACCAGTACGATACCCCATGCCAACGCCGGTTGAATCAGCAACTTGGTCAATACCGCGGTGGTGACCATCGAATTCAGTTTTAGCTGGCGTGCAGACAGAATAACCCCGGTCAGGAAGAGCGCGGTCGCGGTGGCAGATAACCCCAGCGGTTTAATCGCCGACAGCAACAGTTCTGGCATACGGATACCGATGGCAGACAACACGACACCCAGCAGCGGCCCTAACACGATCGGTTTTTTCAGCGAACGCCACATCAACACCGGCAGCATCGACAGCGTAGAGGTCTGATTGCCGCCAGACGCCAGCGCCTTCTCGCGCTCCAGAATCAGCAGGCAGAACGGCGTCATTAACACCGAGCCACAGGCAATGGAGACCGCTACGGAAAGTGATGTCGATGAGCCATCGCCCAGCACACTGCCGAGGATCGGCAAACCGAGTGCCGCGTAGTTGGGCAGCGCGACAGTCAGCGTCAGCACTGCGGCATCCTGCGGCGTTTTATGGAATACCTTGACGGCCAGAAAGTAGATAGCGGCGTAGGTTATCCACATCGCCAGCGTCAACACCACGATCAGCGGAGACTGTTGGACAATGCCGGCCCAGGGCGTTTGCACGGTGGCGCTAAACAATGCCGCTGGCAAAGCAAAATCCATCACGAAAATATTGAGCAGCGCGACGTTCTTGTTATCCACCAGCTTAGCTTTGCCCGCCCAGAACCCCAGCAGCATGATGATAAAAATGGGCGCGAGGGCATGAACAATTACATAAGTCATATCGTATTCACCTGTAATAAAAAGAGTATCAGTTCCAGCGCGATGGTTTGGCTTGTGTCCGCACAGTGGCGGGCGCAATGTCTGTCAATGTTCAGACGGCCGTTTTTCAGACAAAAGGGATCCTGCAGGTGCCGAATGGCACCTTGCCCCTGTTATCTGGCAGGTCTCTTTATTGGCTTACCGATAGGTGGCCGTCGTGGTTCAACACGAACCAGCCACCGGTGTGTGACTTAGCTGTAAGCGTGGTTAAGCGCGCTTACCACTGCGCCCTCATCCGCTCACGAACGAGGGAAGAACTGCGCCGGTTGTCCGCACCCAGCCGCGTTTTCAGCGACGGGTCACGGCGGGCATCGGCCACCGCCTGTTGCAGTGCCGCGCTCACCTGCGACAAATCGTCGGCGGACGGCGCATCCGGGTTGGCGACATCCAGCAGCGTGGATAACAACCCCAGCGTGGCGTAGTTGCGAATGTCATACGCCATCGGCGGGATGGTCGCGGCCAGCTTCTCCAGATCTTCGACACTTCTGAGCGTGATACGCGCCGCTGAGGCTTTGCCCATGGCGTGAATTTGGACTTCCGGGTCATTAAAGGCGATCAGTCGGTTAGCCTGATAGCCATGAGCCAGAAACGCACCGGACATCGCTTTGCCGACGATCAACCCAATCACCGGGTGACCGGCGAGGCGCGCCTGAGCATAGGCCCCTGCCGACGCCGCCAGCGCCTGATGAATGCCGAAGGCTTCTTCCCGGCGACCATACGCCTGACTGGGCACATCAATTACCGCTATGATCGGGCGTTTCTTCTCGCTGTTGCGATCGGCCGCAATCGTTTCATGCACCACCTTCGCCAGCGTCCAGCCTTCCAGCAAGCCAACTTCGCCTTTTACCGCTCGCGGGTAGTGGTTATTCACGTCGGGAACCACAGCGATAAAACGTACCGGCTCACCGGCGATATTGCCATCTGCCACCTGTACCGACGGGCACAGCCCGCTCAGGCGTGGTTTTCCGGGTGCCAGCGCGTCTAACCATAGCGCGCCGCGATGTGCTACCTGACTCATGGTTTTACCTCCCCGAAAAGCTGTTGGATCTGTTGCGTGTCGGCCTGTGTACGGGTATCGGCGTCAGTCAGACGTGTCAGATACCACGCATACTTATCCGAACGGTGTTGCGCCGGTACGCCGTGGGCAAGGGCGTCATTCACCGCGTGTTTGACCGCGTTAACGCCATCGGCCACCAGACTGTCGGCCAGACCGCTGTGGTGACGAATCTCACCACCGGTCATACTCCAGATGAACGGACGATCGCGTGAGTCGTACTCGGCGACGCCAGCTTCCTGTTCGATCACCTGCGGGCCATTCAGCCCCAGACGCGCCTCGCGGGTGACAATCAGGTGGCTGCACAGCGCGGCGGCAATCGACATGCCACCAAAACACCCCACCGTCCCGGCGATGATGCCGATAACCGGCGTGTAACGACGCAAGTCGACAATCGCGGCATGGATATCGGCGATCGCCGCCAGTCCCAGATTAGCTTCCTGCAACCGTACCCCGCCCGTTTCCAGACACAGAATCGCCTGCGTCGGAATACCGTTCCGTTGGTCCTCAGCCGCCAGTTCCAGCGCCGCAGCCATCTTGGCCCCGGAGACTTCCCCCATGCTGCCGCCCTGAAATGCCCCTTCAATCGCGATAACGACGGTCGGTTTGCCCTGCAACGTACCTTTCGCGACCACCATGCCGTCGTCTGACTGCACCACGATCCCCTGCTGACTCAGCCACGGCGACACCATGCCGTCAAACGGTCCAAGCAGCTCGCGGTAGCTGCCTTCATCCAGCAGCGCGTGGGCGCGTTCCCGCGCTTTAAGTTCGATAAAACTGCGGTCGTCACGCATAACTCACCCCTTCAAAAACCTGTTCGATACGGATGCGTGCCACACCGGGCGTGGCACCAAAATCGTGGATGGTCATGGTGCCAGCCGTCAGGCTGCCAAGCGTACTTAACCGGGAAAACAGCGCCTGCCAGCGTGCCCGGCTGTTATCCACCGACGTGGTGATGTCGATGGTGAGTGTCTGTCCGGCATCCGCCGTCAACAGCACTTCCATATCACCGGATCCCACCACGCCCGCCAGCGCGTTGCCGCTGGCCATGCGGGTAGCCGGGAATGACAATGTAATGTGTTCCATAACACCCTCTTAATCGTATAAAGATGGTTGTGCGATACCATCAAGCAATAGCGTGGCAGCCAGCAGGTCGGCCGCGCCACCGGGCGACGCGTTCAGCGCCAGCATGCGTGTATCCAGTTGCGCCAGCGCCTGTCGACCGGCAGGGCAAGACACGCCACCTGCCGCCAGTACTGCCTGTGCGCCCTGCTGCATGGCCTGCAACCCGTCAAGCCCGGCGCGTGACAACACACAGGTATCGCTCAGCGACGTCATAACCGCCATCAGCGCATCCAGCCGCGCGTCGTTCTCGCTCGCGCCCTGACGCCGACTGCGTCGCAGTTGCGGCAGCGCCAGCCGGGTAATATGTGGAAAGCCCTGCTGCGCTTCTTCACGCGCCCCCGATACCTGATAACGTTGCGTCGCCAGCCGCCCTTTGCTGAACACTGTCGGCGCGCCGTTATCCGGCAGGCGAGCCAACTGTGCTGCCGTCTCGGTGATAGTCTGTTCGCTGCCAAAACCGCCGAGCATCGCTGCGGCGCTCACCAATAGCCCCAATGCCCAGATGGCTCCGCGGTGCGTATTCACACCGCCTGTCGCCAGCATCATCTGCTGTTCGCCTTCGCGCCCCACCCGACCGACGATTTGCCGTAACGCGACATCTGCCGAGCGTTGCCAGCTCTGAAGCGCCAGTGCATGAAAGGTCGCGGTCAGGCTGTGAGCCGAGCGCTCCATCAGCGCGAGCGTCAAATCCTGATGCGCACCTCTGCCGCGGCTATCGACCAGACCCGGTTTAGGGCTCAGTCGCGCTTCCGCAATCAGGCAATGCGTTGCGGTTTCAGCCAGCCAGTGGGCGTAGTCGTGGGCATCAGACTGTCGCTGCGTTTTCATTTACCAGCTCCGGAATTTGGCTGGCGGGTTGTACAAGCCGCCTGACCATTCCACCAGATCGGCTACGCTGCCTGCGGCCAACAAAGAACGGGTCGCCTCGGTACGGCGGATCCCCAAGTCTTCCGGGTAGGCCACCTTGCCGCTGCGGCGAAACTCCGCCACGCGTTGCGCGTCCACACCCAACCCGATATCGGTGATCCCGGCTACCGCTGCGACCATCGCCCGCCGTTCTTCCAGACTGTTGGCGCGATAGAGATAGGCAATCCCCTCTTCGGTCAGCACGTGAGTCACGTCGTCGCCATAAATCATCACCGGAGCCAGCGGCATACCGGTGGTTTTCGCCACGTCGACCGCATCGAGTTTTTCCACAAACGTCGGTTTCACGCCAGCCTGGAAGGTTTCCACCATTTGCACCACCAGCTTGCGCCCGCGCTGCATTGGGTCAGGCTCGTTGATCATGGCGAGCCAGGCTGGGGTAGCGTGACGACGTCCATGTGGGTCGTGCCCCATGTTGGGCGCGCCACCGAACCCGGCAAGACGGCCTTTAGTCACGGTAGATGAGTTACCCAACCCGTCGACCTGCAAGGTCGAACCGATAAACATATCGACGGCGTATTGTCCCGCCAGCTGGCAAAATGCACGGTTAGAACGCATCGACCCATCAGCGCCGGTGAAAAACACATCCGGCCGCGCGGCAATATAGGCTTCCATCCCCAGTTCACCGCCGAAGCAGTGGATACTCTCGACCCAGCCGCTTTCGATCGCCGGGATCAGGGTGGGATGCGGGTTCAGGGTCCAGTGTTTACAGATCTTGCCTTTCAGCCCCAGACGCTCGCCATAGGTCGGCAGCAGCAGCTCAATCGCGGCGGTGTTAAAACCGATACCGTGGTTGAGCGACTGCACC from Dickeya zeae NCPPB 2538 encodes the following:
- a CDS encoding LysR family transcriptional regulator codes for the protein MLTDSDITFRKLEIFKTFMETGTITRTAERLGLSGVSVHRALHTLEEGVRCPLFIHKGRNLVALPAAHTLLEYSQEAMSLMERGLEETRKTAGVGQGRLRIGTLYSLTLETVPRLIMGVKLRRPDLELDLTMGSNQRLLAMLDDQQLDAILISLSDDTIDRNRLECLPLFEDNICLAAPASAQLDTRQPADLRDFHHQRFVSLSEGFATYAGFQEAFHIAGFEPEIVTRVGDIFSMLSLVQAGVGFTLIPERMKKVYENDVQLLPLAPPYQMRQLIAIVFARNREHDPNLLALVAEGRMYARSLNTTPAP
- the mdcH gene encoding malonate decarboxylase subunit epsilon, which gives rise to MKILFTFPGQGAQYAGMLQQLPADTCVLDEAFAVLGDEVYQLDTPQALRHTRAVQLCLLITGVAWARALMARDLMPDMVSGLSIGAFPAAVIAGVLRFDDALRLVALRGDLMEQAYPQGYGLTAIMGLSQSDVEALLPGSGAYIANLNAERQIVIAGSDESMAQVEEQALQRGASRAQRLHVSVPSHCALLDAPAGQLAAAMASVSFAPPRCCYLSGSSARAIWQPERIADDLAMNMARTVRWHEAMVAAEERDVGLAIEMPPGGVLTCLAKQAFSRSEAFSLARSGSDVVIHRTAQLRAQG
- a CDS encoding malonate decarboxylase holo-ACP synthase; the protein is MVTTRPHDLLWLASRDALEGIDAPWVASQWQPALPVVVRRDVDPAGLIPVGVRGLRRDQRAAGWVAAAQIVRVVTPDSLCNLSALLHSPFVSQPPVQLAIQLAQQHWPWQWGITGATAYALATQVPVLHAASDLDLLIRAPQALERDALANWQRLLSASPLCRADTQIETPNGAFALAEWLRDGQVLLKTNHGPRRVSDPWAMEP
- a CDS encoding AEC family transporter, with product MTYVIVHALAPIFIIMLLGFWAGKAKLVDNKNVALLNIFVMDFALPAALFSATVQTPWAGIVQQSPLIVVLTLAMWITYAAIYFLAVKVFHKTPQDAAVLTLTVALPNYAALGLPILGSVLGDGSSTSLSVAVSIACGSVLMTPFCLLILEREKALASGGNQTSTLSMLPVLMWRSLKKPIVLGPLLGVVLSAIGIRMPELLLSAIKPLGLSATATALFLTGVILSARQLKLNSMVTTAVLTKLLIQPALAWGIVLVLGLHGSVAITAILMIALSAGFFGVVFGNRFGVQSPDAEAVLLLSSVLCILSLPLFITLTSGI
- the mdcE gene encoding biotin-independent malonate decarboxylase subunit gamma — encoded protein: MSQVAHRGALWLDALAPGKPRLSGLCPSVQVADGNIAGEPVRFIAVVPDVNNHYPRAVKGEVGLLEGWTLAKVVHETIAADRNSEKKRPIIAVIDVPSQAYGRREEAFGIHQALAASAGAYAQARLAGHPVIGLIVGKAMSGAFLAHGYQANRLIAFNDPEVQIHAMGKASAARITLRSVEDLEKLAATIPPMAYDIRNYATLGLLSTLLDVANPDAPSADDLSQVSAALQQAVADARRDPSLKTRLGADNRRSSSLVRERMRAQW
- a CDS encoding biotin-independent malonate decarboxylase subunit beta, which gives rise to MRDDRSFIELKARERAHALLDEGSYRELLGPFDGMVSPWLSQQGIVVQSDDGMVVAKGTLQGKPTVVIAIEGAFQGGSMGEVSGAKMAAALELAAEDQRNGIPTQAILCLETGGVRLQEANLGLAAIADIHAAIVDLRRYTPVIGIIAGTVGCFGGMSIAAALCSHLIVTREARLGLNGPQVIEQEAGVAEYDSRDRPFIWSMTGGEIRHHSGLADSLVADGVNAVKHAVNDALAHGVPAQHRSDKYAWYLTRLTDADTRTQADTQQIQQLFGEVKP
- the mdcC gene encoding malonate decarboxylase acyl carrier protein; protein product: MEHITLSFPATRMASGNALAGVVGSGDMEVLLTADAGQTLTIDITTSVDNSRARWQALFSRLSTLGSLTAGTMTIHDFGATPGVARIRIEQVFEGVSYA
- a CDS encoding triphosphoribosyl-dephospho-CoA synthase; amino-acid sequence: MKTQRQSDAHDYAHWLAETATHCLIAEARLSPKPGLVDSRGRGAHQDLTLALMERSAHSLTATFHALALQSWQRSADVALRQIVGRVGREGEQQMMLATGGVNTHRGAIWALGLLVSAAAMLGGFGSEQTITETAAQLARLPDNGAPTVFSKGRLATQRYQVSGAREEAQQGFPHITRLALPQLRRSRRQGASENDARLDALMAVMTSLSDTCVLSRAGLDGLQAMQQGAQAVLAAGGVSCPAGRQALAQLDTRMLALNASPGGAADLLAATLLLDGIAQPSLYD
- the mdcA gene encoding malonate decarboxylase subunit alpha produces the protein MLSGQTSPRVWNTRRSEKQRRKASIPVSGKVLPTEHLAAMLEKLIAPGDKVVLEGNNQKQADFLSRTLSEVNPQVVHDLHMIMPSVGRSEHLDIFEKGIAHKLDFSFSGTQSLRISQLLEDGVLEVGAIHTYIELYSRLYVDLIPNVALVAGYKADRKGNLYTGPSTEDTPALVEAAAFHDGIVIAQVNELVDDETDLPRVDIPGSWIDYVVVADKPFFIEPLFTRDPRLIKQEHILMAMMAIKGIYAEHQVQSLNHGIGFNTAAIELLLPTYGERLGLKGKICKHWTLNPHPTLIPAIESGWVESIHCFGGELGMEAYIAARPDVFFTGADGSMRSNRAFCQLAGQYAVDMFIGSTLQVDGLGNSSTVTKGRLAGFGGAPNMGHDPHGRRHATPAWLAMINEPDPMQRGRKLVVQMVETFQAGVKPTFVEKLDAVDVAKTTGMPLAPVMIYGDDVTHVLTEEGIAYLYRANSLEERRAMVAAVAGITDIGLGVDAQRVAEFRRSGKVAYPEDLGIRRTEATRSLLAAGSVADLVEWSGGLYNPPAKFRSW